One window of Thermococcus sp. EP1 genomic DNA carries:
- a CDS encoding homoserine dehydrogenase, whose product MNSISLSIIGFGNVGKGVAEVLYAKNRYFKEKYGTEIKVVSISDSSATLWNSEGINLEEALEVKRSFGSLKFWGQEYEIYSLSPNEVVEEIESDIVVDVTNDPNAGKWHLKALKAGKIVVTSNKPPVVFYYNDLISVSHKKCIPYLFEATVMAGTPIITLLRTGIPADSVIKILGVLNGTTTFILNSIENGMDFQKALKRAQELGIAERDPSGDLKGIDAAYKAAILHNLAFRPIDFDKVRIEGIESLSEDEVRMAKKKGEPFRLLASIEDGKIEVKPTRIPIDSPLAVNGTSNIVIIETDLLGELIIKGSGAGIKETASGVVGDIIRAIRIHKDFTF is encoded by the coding sequence ATGAATTCTATTTCCCTTTCCATTATTGGTTTTGGAAATGTTGGAAAAGGGGTAGCAGAGGTTCTTTATGCTAAAAACAGATATTTTAAAGAAAAATATGGAACTGAGATAAAAGTAGTTAGTATTTCTGATTCTAGCGCCACACTCTGGAACTCTGAGGGGATAAATCTTGAAGAGGCTCTTGAGGTTAAGAGAAGCTTTGGCTCACTTAAATTTTGGGGACAAGAATATGAGATATACTCTCTAAGCCCAAATGAAGTCGTTGAAGAGATAGAGAGTGACATAGTAGTAGACGTTACAAATGACCCAAATGCAGGAAAATGGCATTTAAAAGCCCTAAAAGCAGGTAAAATCGTTGTAACATCAAACAAGCCCCCTGTAGTTTTTTATTACAATGATTTAATCAGTGTATCTCACAAAAAATGTATTCCCTATCTCTTTGAAGCAACGGTTATGGCAGGAACTCCCATAATAACACTCTTAAGAACTGGCATACCTGCAGATTCAGTGATAAAAATCCTCGGAGTCCTTAATGGAACAACTACTTTTATACTAAACTCTATTGAAAATGGCATGGACTTTCAGAAAGCTCTTAAAAGAGCACAAGAACTAGGAATAGCTGAGAGAGATCCCTCTGGAGATCTAAAAGGAATAGATGCTGCGTATAAAGCAGCAATCTTACATAATCTGGCCTTTCGCCCAATAGACTTCGACAAAGTTCGGATAGAGGGGATAGAGTCCCTCTCAGAGGATGAAGTTAGAATGGCCAAGAAAAAAGGAGAGCCATTTAGATTATTAGCATCCATAGAAGATGGAAAAATAGAAGTGAAGCCCACAAGGATTCCCATAGATAGCCCACTTGCAGTAAATGGAACCTCAAACATTGTAATAATAGAAACAGACTTGCTTGGGGAACTAATTATTAAAGGCTCCGGAGCCGGCATAAAAGAAACTGCTTCAGGAGTTGTTGGAGACATTATAAGAGCAATTAGAATACATAAAGACTTCACTTTTTAG